A single Gasterosteus aculeatus chromosome 2, fGasAcu3.hap1.1, whole genome shotgun sequence DNA region contains:
- the fkbp1aa gene encoding FKBP prolyl isomerase 1Aa, translating to MGVDIETITPGDGRTFPKKGQRVVVHYVGTLADGKVFDSSRSRGKPFKFKIGHQEVIRGWEEGVAQMSVGQRAKLICSADFAYGSKGHPGIIPPNATLTFDVELLSLEA from the exons ATGGGAGTAGACATCGAGACCATAACTCCGGGCGATG GACGGACATTCCCGAAGAAAGGGCAGCGCGTCGTGGTGCACTACGTCG GCACACTGGCAGACGGGAAGGTGTTTGACTCTTCGAGGTCCCGGGGGAAGCCTTTCAAATTCAAGATCGGACACCAGGAGGTTATTCGTGGTTGGGAAGAAGGAGTGGCGCAG ATGAGTGTAGGTCAGCGTGCAAAGCTGATTTGCTCAGCAGACTTTGCCTACGGCAGCAAAGGGCACCCAGGGATCATCCCACCCAACGCCACTCTCACCTTCGACGTGGAGCTCCTCAGCCTGGAAGCCTGA
- the fam110a gene encoding protein FAM110A yields MPLETLQQPLRQPASNGGAAVPPRLRPKGPVGPDFYRQFKAAASRPKQSAVERLEADKAKYVKSQVALSKLQPVVRPPEARSPPLNPGTAMRPTRKTPNQTKTRPEEVQLNLEHLSNLINGAGISEDVKGVDAAVATARGSPCLTPAGAPQKKERPRPAPRPDWFSPATVRLKAAGPARAESPLASGLPAARMVRRVDVMPQASPARTPCRPPQYIRQPLQPIPLHSQFPLRPTSSDLRPFHTRTTSRPSPALKPVVAPSKPDDSPTSPAETPAPAPSPPSFPSFPPSSPAITRLSSSSSRKRPSLTRSKSDLSDRCSRAGTDLERFFNLCGLDPAELQLTGSNSDIVSMARFRSVSAPGSECAGTGEEDGEEEEDASNAAERVPYGVSVIERNARVIKWLYGLRQAKDNASKGTDL; encoded by the coding sequence ATGCCTTTGGAGACTCTCCAACAACCACTCAGACAACCGGCATCAAACGGCGGAGCCGCCGTGCCGCCGCGCTTGCGGCCCAAGGGGCCGGTGGGGCCCGACTTCTACCGGCAATTTAAAGCGGCAGCGagcagaccgaagcagagtgcCGTGGAGAGGTTGGAAGCGGACAAGGCTAAATATGTCAAGAGTCAGGTGGCTCTCTCCAAACTGCAGCCGGTGGTCCGGCCTCCGGAGGCACGTTCGCCTCCGCTGAACCCCGGCACCGCTATGCGGCCCACCAGGAAGACCCCCAACCAGACGAAAACCAGGCCGGAAGAAGTTCAGCTCAACTTGGAGCATCTGAGTAACCTGATCAATGGCGCCGGCATCTCGGAGGACGTCAAAGGTGTGGATGCCGCAGTCGCCACGGCACGCGGCTCCCCTTGCCTCACACCTGCAGGGGCCCCACAGAAAAAGGAAAGGCCGCGTCCGGCCCCTCGTCCGGACTGGTTCAGTCCAGCGACGGTGAGATTAAAAGCCGCCGGACCCGCCAGGGCGGAGAGCCCTCTCGCTTCTGGGCTTCCGGCCGCAAGGATGGTACGAAGAGTGGACGTCATGCCTCAGGCGAGCCCCGCGCGGACGCCCTGCCGCCCCCCTCAGTACATCCGGCAGCCCCTCCAGCCCATACCTTTGCACTCACAGTTTCCACTGCGCCCGACCTCCTCGGACCTGCGTCCCTTCCACACCCGGACCACGTCGCGCCCCTCCCCCGCTCTGAAACCCGTGGTCGCTCCGTCCAAGCCGGACGATTCTCCCACCTCGCCGGCTGAAACGCCCGCCCCTGCTCCATCTCCCCCGAGCTTCCCTTcattccctccttcctccccggcGATAACCCGACTGTCCTCGTCCAGCTCCAGGAAACGGCCGTCTCTGACCCGGTCCAAATCGGACCTGAGCGACCGGTGCTCGCGGGCCGGCACGGATTTGGAGCGCTTCTTCAACCTGTGTGGTCTGGACCCGGCGGAGCTCCAGTTGACCGGATCCAATTCTGACATCGTGTCCATGGCCCGTTTCCGCAGTGTGAGCGCTCCAGGGTCAGAGTGTGCGGGGACCGGGGAAGaggacggcgaggaggaggaggatgcttcCAACGCCGCAGAGCGGGTTCCTTATGGCGTTTCCGTCATTGAGAGGAATGCAAGAGTAATCAAATGGCTGTACGGACTCCGTCAGGCCAAAGACAATGCCAGTAAGGGCACCGATTTGTGA
- the prickle3 gene encoding uncharacterized protein prickle3 isoform X1 → MFTRGSKKRRSNRSQEEEDPDRGQPCMRCGDRCPGFRVHGWRKICVHCKCVREEHAVRSVPGQLEKMMTKLVSDFQRHSISDDDSGCASEEYAWVPPGLKPEQVYQYFSCLPEDRVPYVNSSGERYRIKQLLHQLPAHDSESQYCNTLDEEEKKELRLFSQQRKRENLGRGVVRLFPVTMTGAICQQCEKQIRGGDIAVFASRAEQSSCWHPQCFQCATCSELLVDLIYFFQEGQIYCGRHHAERLKPRCQACDEIILADECTEAEGRHWHMKHFCCFECEAALGGQRYIMRESRPYCCSCYESQYAEYCDTCGEHIGIDQGQMTYEGQHWHAVESCFCCARCHLPLLGRPFLPRGGLIFCSRPCSLGEDPNNSDSCDSALQSKPPQHRRCESAKKHQQPQCGSPLQPPEGAGSPVTPAKDCVRDAVENRGVHCTAPVQNGLPPPSGQPHPRGSYSPLPHIHLGNGLGPSWPSDLPHYSLLPGNSGIKRSVGDLQLKAEINGNTGLTGVNSRGTSTKDCRNWVEKTNQVMQVFPPQENPPPLPPNNPSVLPPPLPLKSRDPMPPDSPQPDLPQLAERSPASPPPLSRSGTARVSFREPISSSYSVDEDEEEDGPELPEVEENQLEDDEPEGGFGSKLHLQKGIPPQMDLLDGSSYQRSPRRGWSRCRVPADPALHPGAERHPRRSRCDRPRLETLDRRGEREREPRGGAAVGSSLTLQPGQCRHEDSCSTCSSSSDSEEEGFFLGQPIPLPPQLRKQQPEEGKDGGGDEEREGQRDWGLRGSIRRRRAHSLGAKDKDKNCAIS, encoded by the exons caggaggaagaggacccaGACAGAGGGCAGCCCTGTATGCGCTGTGGGGATCGGTGCCCCGGCTTCCGTGTCCACGGCTGGAG GAAGATCTGCGTCCACTGCAAGTGCGTGCGAGAGGAGCACGCCGTGCGCTCGGTGCCGGGCCAGCTGGAGAAGATGATGACGAAGCTGGTGTCGGACTTCCAGAGACACTCTATCTCCGACGACGACTCGGGCTGCGCCTCCGAGGAGTACGCGTGGGTCCCGCCCGGCCTCAAGCCCGAACAG GTGTACCAGTACTTCAGCTGCCTGCCGGAGGACAGGGTGCCTTACGTCAACAGTTCAGGCGAGCGATACCGAATCAAACAGCTGCTGCACCAGCTTCCAGCCCACGACAGCGAG TCCCAGTACTGCAACACtctggacgaggaggagaagaaggagttgCGTTTGTTCAGTCagcagaggaaaagagaaaacttGGGCAGAGGCGTCGTCAGACTCTTCCCTGTAACTATGACAGGAGCCATCTGCCAACAG TGCGAGAAGCAGATCCGCGGCGGAGACATCGCTGTGTTTGCCAGTCGGGCAGAACAGAGCAGCTGTTGGCACCCTCAGTGTTTCCAGTGTGCCACCTGCAGCGAGCTGCTGGTCGATCTGATCTACTTCTTCCAGGAGGGGCAGATCTACTGCGGCCGGCACCACGCCGAGCGGCTCAAGCCGCGCTGCCAGGCCTGTGACGAG ATTATTCTGGCGGATGAATGTACTGAGGCCGAAGGAAGACACTGGCACATGAAGCACTTCTGCTGTTTTGAGTGCGAGGCGGCACTGGGCGGTCAGCGTTACATCATGAGAGAGAGTCGACCGTACTGCTGCTCCTGCTACGAGTCCCAGTACGCAGAGTACTGCGATACCTGCGGAGAACACATAG GTATTGATCAGGGCCAGATGACGTACGAGGGTCAGCACTGGCACGCCGTGGAGTCTTGTTTCTGCTGCGCCCGCTGCCACCTGCCCCTGCTGGGGCGTCCCTTCCTCCCTCGAGGGGGGCTCATCTTCTGCTCCAGGCCCTGCTCGCTGGGCGAGGACCCCAACAACTCCGACTCCTGTGACTCAGCGCTGCAGAGCAAACCGCCTCAGCACAGACGCTGTGAGTCGGCCAAGAAGCACCAGCAGCCGCAGTGTGGCTCTCCCCTGCAGCCACCAGAGGGCGCCGGCTCTCCTGTGACTCCTGCAAAAGACTGCGTTCGCGATGCAGTGGAGAACAGAG GTGTCCACTGCACTGCTCCGGTTCAGAATGGACTGCCTCCGCCCAGTGGTCAGCCTCATCCGAGAGGCTCCTACTCACCTCTCCCACACATCCATCTAGGAAACGGCTTAGGTCCATCTTGGCCCAGCGACCTGCCACATTACAGTTTGCTGCCGGGGAACTCTGGCATCAAGCGTTCTGTCGGAGACCTTCAGCTGAAGGCAGAGATAAATGGAAATACCGGACTAACCGGCGTTAATTCAAGGGGAACCTCAACGAAAGACTGTAGGAACTGGGTGGAGAAGACCAATCAAGTAATGCAAG TGTTTCCGCCACAAGAAAACCCGCCTCCTCTCCCGCCCAACAACCCGTCTGTTCTCCCACCTCCTCTGCCGCTCAAGTCTCGCGACCCGATGCCCCCGGACTCCCCTCAGCCAGACCTCCCCCAACTAGCGGAGCGATCGCCCGCTTCTCCGCCACCGCTGTCTCGCAGTGGCACAGCTCGGGTCAGCTTCAGAGAACCGATCAGCAGCAGCTACTCAGtcgatgaggacgaggaggaagacgggCCGGAGCTGCccgaggtggaggagaaccAGCTGGAGGACGATGAGCCGGAGGGAGGTTTCGGAAGCAAGTTGCATCTCCAAAAGGGCATCCCGCCGCAGATGGATCTTCTGG ATGGATCCTCCTACCAACGGAGTCCGCGGAGAGGGTGGAGCCGTTGTCGCGTCCCCGCCGACCCTGCCCTCCACCCGGGAGCAGAGAGGCACCCCAGACGCTCGCGGTGCGACCGGCCTCGGCTGGAGACCCTCGACCGgagaggcgagagagagagggagccgCGGGGCGGCGCCGCCGTGGGCTCCTCGCTGACCCTGCAGCCGGGCCAGTGCAGACATGAAGACTCTTGCTCCACTTGCTCTTCGTCCTCAGACTCAGAGGAAGAGGGTTTCTTCCTGGGACAGCCCATACCTCTGCCCCCACAGCTACGAAAGCAGCAGCCCGAGGAGGGCAAAGACGGAgggggagacgaggagagggaggggcagagagaCTGGGGACTGAGAGGCAGCATAAGGCGGAGAAGAGCGCACAGCCTCGGTgcaaaggacaaagacaaaaactgtGCTATCTCCTAA
- the prickle3 gene encoding uncharacterized protein prickle3 isoform X2, with protein sequence MMTKLVSDFQRHSISDDDSGCASEEYAWVPPGLKPEQVYQYFSCLPEDRVPYVNSSGERYRIKQLLHQLPAHDSESQYCNTLDEEEKKELRLFSQQRKRENLGRGVVRLFPVTMTGAICQQCEKQIRGGDIAVFASRAEQSSCWHPQCFQCATCSELLVDLIYFFQEGQIYCGRHHAERLKPRCQACDEIILADECTEAEGRHWHMKHFCCFECEAALGGQRYIMRESRPYCCSCYESQYAEYCDTCGEHIGIDQGQMTYEGQHWHAVESCFCCARCHLPLLGRPFLPRGGLIFCSRPCSLGEDPNNSDSCDSALQSKPPQHRRCESAKKHQQPQCGSPLQPPEGAGSPVTPAKDCVRDAVENRGVHCTAPVQNGLPPPSGQPHPRGSYSPLPHIHLGNGLGPSWPSDLPHYSLLPGNSGIKRSVGDLQLKAEINGNTGLTGVNSRGTSTKDCRNWVEKTNQVMQVFPPQENPPPLPPNNPSVLPPPLPLKSRDPMPPDSPQPDLPQLAERSPASPPPLSRSGTARVSFREPISSSYSVDEDEEEDGPELPEVEENQLEDDEPEGGFGSKLHLQKGIPPQMDLLDGSSYQRSPRRGWSRCRVPADPALHPGAERHPRRSRCDRPRLETLDRRGEREREPRGGAAVGSSLTLQPGQCRHEDSCSTCSSSSDSEEEGFFLGQPIPLPPQLRKQQPEEGKDGGGDEEREGQRDWGLRGSIRRRRAHSLGAKDKDKNCAIS encoded by the exons ATGATGACGAAGCTGGTGTCGGACTTCCAGAGACACTCTATCTCCGACGACGACTCGGGCTGCGCCTCCGAGGAGTACGCGTGGGTCCCGCCCGGCCTCAAGCCCGAACAG GTGTACCAGTACTTCAGCTGCCTGCCGGAGGACAGGGTGCCTTACGTCAACAGTTCAGGCGAGCGATACCGAATCAAACAGCTGCTGCACCAGCTTCCAGCCCACGACAGCGAG TCCCAGTACTGCAACACtctggacgaggaggagaagaaggagttgCGTTTGTTCAGTCagcagaggaaaagagaaaacttGGGCAGAGGCGTCGTCAGACTCTTCCCTGTAACTATGACAGGAGCCATCTGCCAACAG TGCGAGAAGCAGATCCGCGGCGGAGACATCGCTGTGTTTGCCAGTCGGGCAGAACAGAGCAGCTGTTGGCACCCTCAGTGTTTCCAGTGTGCCACCTGCAGCGAGCTGCTGGTCGATCTGATCTACTTCTTCCAGGAGGGGCAGATCTACTGCGGCCGGCACCACGCCGAGCGGCTCAAGCCGCGCTGCCAGGCCTGTGACGAG ATTATTCTGGCGGATGAATGTACTGAGGCCGAAGGAAGACACTGGCACATGAAGCACTTCTGCTGTTTTGAGTGCGAGGCGGCACTGGGCGGTCAGCGTTACATCATGAGAGAGAGTCGACCGTACTGCTGCTCCTGCTACGAGTCCCAGTACGCAGAGTACTGCGATACCTGCGGAGAACACATAG GTATTGATCAGGGCCAGATGACGTACGAGGGTCAGCACTGGCACGCCGTGGAGTCTTGTTTCTGCTGCGCCCGCTGCCACCTGCCCCTGCTGGGGCGTCCCTTCCTCCCTCGAGGGGGGCTCATCTTCTGCTCCAGGCCCTGCTCGCTGGGCGAGGACCCCAACAACTCCGACTCCTGTGACTCAGCGCTGCAGAGCAAACCGCCTCAGCACAGACGCTGTGAGTCGGCCAAGAAGCACCAGCAGCCGCAGTGTGGCTCTCCCCTGCAGCCACCAGAGGGCGCCGGCTCTCCTGTGACTCCTGCAAAAGACTGCGTTCGCGATGCAGTGGAGAACAGAG GTGTCCACTGCACTGCTCCGGTTCAGAATGGACTGCCTCCGCCCAGTGGTCAGCCTCATCCGAGAGGCTCCTACTCACCTCTCCCACACATCCATCTAGGAAACGGCTTAGGTCCATCTTGGCCCAGCGACCTGCCACATTACAGTTTGCTGCCGGGGAACTCTGGCATCAAGCGTTCTGTCGGAGACCTTCAGCTGAAGGCAGAGATAAATGGAAATACCGGACTAACCGGCGTTAATTCAAGGGGAACCTCAACGAAAGACTGTAGGAACTGGGTGGAGAAGACCAATCAAGTAATGCAAG TGTTTCCGCCACAAGAAAACCCGCCTCCTCTCCCGCCCAACAACCCGTCTGTTCTCCCACCTCCTCTGCCGCTCAAGTCTCGCGACCCGATGCCCCCGGACTCCCCTCAGCCAGACCTCCCCCAACTAGCGGAGCGATCGCCCGCTTCTCCGCCACCGCTGTCTCGCAGTGGCACAGCTCGGGTCAGCTTCAGAGAACCGATCAGCAGCAGCTACTCAGtcgatgaggacgaggaggaagacgggCCGGAGCTGCccgaggtggaggagaaccAGCTGGAGGACGATGAGCCGGAGGGAGGTTTCGGAAGCAAGTTGCATCTCCAAAAGGGCATCCCGCCGCAGATGGATCTTCTGG ATGGATCCTCCTACCAACGGAGTCCGCGGAGAGGGTGGAGCCGTTGTCGCGTCCCCGCCGACCCTGCCCTCCACCCGGGAGCAGAGAGGCACCCCAGACGCTCGCGGTGCGACCGGCCTCGGCTGGAGACCCTCGACCGgagaggcgagagagagagggagccgCGGGGCGGCGCCGCCGTGGGCTCCTCGCTGACCCTGCAGCCGGGCCAGTGCAGACATGAAGACTCTTGCTCCACTTGCTCTTCGTCCTCAGACTCAGAGGAAGAGGGTTTCTTCCTGGGACAGCCCATACCTCTGCCCCCACAGCTACGAAAGCAGCAGCCCGAGGAGGGCAAAGACGGAgggggagacgaggagagggaggggcagagagaCTGGGGACTGAGAGGCAGCATAAGGCGGAGAAGAGCGCACAGCCTCGGTgcaaaggacaaagacaaaaactgtGCTATCTCCTAA